The sequence below is a genomic window from Dyadobacter chenwenxiniae.
CAGGATCTTCATCCTCCATAACAAACTGGCTGACAGGCCCGAAAAACTCTGCTAGCTGATCCTGATCGCAAGTAGGCAGAAAAATCCGCAAAACCCGCGGATCATAAAACCGAAAATAAAGCTCCTGTCCATCTTCCGTCTGCACCATGAGAAACCGACGAAAATGTTTGTAAAGCTCCTCAAACTCAGCATTACTCTCCACCCAAAGGCCCCAGGAATTGCCCCACCCCTCGCCCATTACAAACTCCTCAAAGTCGGCTGTATAGGGATACGTAAACAAAAACGGCGCCACAGAAGGAAGAATCTCATCCTGTCCCTCCTTGTTGCGGTAAAGCGACGCGTGCAAAGGATTAAGTTCCCGTGCCCGATCCATTGCATCTTCCATGCGGGCTGCGTCTAGGAGGAGGTGGGTTGGCATGGAATAAGGTTATCTAGTGGTATATGAATTCCTCCAGGATCTTCTGTTGCCAGAAATACGCCTTAGACTTGATTGGA
It includes:
- a CDS encoding DUF4123 domain-containing protein, producing the protein MPTHLLLDAARMEDAMDRARELNPLHASLYRNKEGQDEILPSVAPFLFTYPYTADFEEFVMGEGWGNSWGLWVESNAEFEELYKHFRRFLMVQTEDGQELYFRFYDPRVLRIFLPTCDQDQLAEFFGPVSQFVMEDEDPAFCILFSLWQAQLFVDRQDASLLKYILNDEVSG